In the genome of Labeo rohita strain BAU-BD-2019 chromosome 2, IGBB_LRoh.1.0, whole genome shotgun sequence, the window CTGATTCCTTTGTATGATACTGATATTTCTGTCCCTGTCCCACTCCATTCagcctcccagtaacagcgtccagtcaGACCTTCTCCACACAAAACCTGAAGACATTCAAATctctctggatgatcaggatacggctGATGGTCTTTCGCATGTTTTGCCATCTTTTTGTCCTTACACAAGATGATTTGAGTGTGTGCTGTGTTTGGGTCCAGCGTGAGATCACAGGCAtctgaacataaaaaaagagagatgagaattacatacaaaacaacagcatatCTGTTTATGTATATTTAGACCTACACTTCCGTAGTCCTGCTGTAATCCTTAACTCTCCTCCATGGTCCACACtataagcacacacacaaaaatacacatgaAAAGTGAGCATGATCTcactttttataaaataatctaaattattcAATCTGCAGCCACAAACTGTTCAAATTAACCCTCCTtttacttgcaatttttttcataatgctttatctgcaaaataaatattttaataataattaagttaTTAGATAACACTGTGAAAGATTCAGTttcatttaacaacaatttTCAGCATAAAAAACATTGATAATTGTCTGAGGTTTGACAATGTCCATGCACACTGTATTCTATACATCTCTGTTTCAAGACACAAACATGTTCACTTTTCCACCACATAAACACAGCATTACGTATTTTACTGCCCACATACTTCAGTATCTGCAGTGAGCAGTTTGGGTTGCTCAGTTTGTCACTGAGCAGCTGGACTCCTGAttctcctgggtgattgtagctcagatccagctctctcaggtaaGAGGaatttgaactcagagctgaagacaaataacgacagccttcctctgtcaccatacagccagacaacctACAAACACACATCAACAAATAGATCATCTATAAACACACATCAACAGTCTACAAACCTGTTGATGTGTGTTTATAACCTACAAATGACAGGGCCAGGTCAATGTACAGTGGGGTTTAGGATGTATTTTTACATAagtatccacaagtttcctatgccccatgaggccttgcatCAAAAGTGGGAGTGTCTTCCAGTTCATAGGTAAATaagcgggacgtgacactcattcattcaacagttgacagtaaTGACAGGCAAATGAAGCCTAATGAAGTACTGAcattttcctctgactgttttgGGAAAAGATTCAATGCTTAGATTGTGTCCAAAACAGCAcaatctggtggttagtaaataataaagcagccaaaagcctgtgaaagAAACACAGTCGGACAAACATTCACCACACATTTGACAGATTGACCCATGTTACATGCACAATATAAGTCTAACAgtgtgcgtgtttgtttgttgaatttttgTCTCCTGATACATTCATTTACCCATTAAACTGTGGCATTAAATGCTAGTACACATATctatatgatgtaatagaagaataatgtacacatgaagtgcatatggcaaatatttaattttcatgaaataatttgtatttttcatattacttaTATgtctgggtatttaaaaatataaatgaataagtaagatctgggggtttGAACCAACACAAAGTGAATCACACACTGGACTGGAGAGAAATTGAGGCTTCGTTTGTCACTGGTTTTGTGATTTCTAAGTTAACAGCACAAGCCTcaaatcgaggcttcatctggcacaccccttaacacaagctctgatgcctcggttcaaatgtcacatcactagttaacagtcattcaagatATAGCAATCCAAATTTGCTAACGACGTGGGAGCACAGCTTCGAACAGCACAGGTTTGCAACTTTATAAAGTAAACAATGATCCgaaaaacacttagcctctcGTTAATTAGCACACCAAATACCATTAATATACTACTGCCACCTCACCATAAGTTGATGTTCTTTTTCATAGTAGCACACCTCGCAAACAAGTggataaaacaatacatttatttaatttaacccATTACTAAATCTAAGAAAGCCTTGCAGGACAGTGGGTCCCCAGGAGCAGGAATGAAGACCTATGCTTTTAGGAGAGGGCTGGGAAACAGGGATACAGGGCTgggaaattacatttattatggatggatgcgctttattggacttcttttggacttctactgaagagaaacacctgcccaCTGCCGAAATAAAGCTTAGaagatcatttttaaaatgactccAATTGTAAAATAACTCCAGcctatacacctaggatgccttgatggtgagtaaatcatgggcttattttcattgttgggtgaactaaccctttaagatatttaagaCATTTccctaaaaattcttaaataaaatTTGGTTAACGATCAAAAATTCTTGCGAGTGAGTCAACTCCTCCTTTTACACACCTCAGTATTTGCAGCTtacagtttggactcttcagtgCATCAGAGAGCCGattcactcctgaatcctgcaggtcattgttactcagatctAGCTCTTCCAGGACACAGCTTGAGGATTGGAGCTCTGATGACACAATTTCACAGGACTGACCAGTGAGATGACAGCTGGACAATCTGAACAgaacaatgaaaacaaagcCATCACACagtaattttattatacaaAGGTTTATTTGCCCTCTTTTATTGTACATTAGAGTGCTAGGGGTGtcacaaaacaaacagtttAGTCGTCGGTATCGATACCAGAGAAATTTCATTATTCTTGACACCAATTTTGACATCTCTGTACAGAAAAGTTTTATGAGGGCAGCTCTATTCTGTCCTCTAGTAAAGCAGGACTGCTCAGGAACAGGATGGTTCTGTCTGAGGAAACAGACACCATATCATGTATGAAATGGGGTGTCAATACCCTGGTGTAAAGGTGTGAGATGTGGGATTAAGATatgaatataatgtaaatgtaaaaaaaatgcatttgcagtTATTATTTCAGCACACGCTTTAGGGAGCAAGAAGAATCAACTCAAACAATTTATAAGTATACcgattaaaaaagtaatagatatcaatgcattaagaaaatgACCTATTTGAAGACTCCCTaaggaataaaagaaaattttagCAACCCACCTGGGAGATCTTAGGTAAGTGAACTGCCAGTtaactgttaaataaagtttaaatattaagGGGTGAACAGGGAAGCATACGGCCAAATGCATCtttgatgataaaaacaaacatcacatTATCTGTGGCAGATGAGATGAGCAAGTGTTTTGCAACTGTAAACATGGACCCCATTACTGATTGTCATAATAGATAAGTGAGATTACGTTGTTCCTTCATTTCAATTACGCATATGAGCATTTAAATGTAGCCACCTTGCAGTCAAACACATCAAGCACATGTGTGACAACAAACAAACTGAGCTAGTAGTATTCAAGTAGTGTGACTAGAATGGTTTCTACAATTTTAGCATTGTGTTGGTACCATAGTATGTGTACTGATTTAATATATTGAACATCTAAGATTGCGATAACTACTCATACATAATAAGTAAGAGGCTCAATCCTAATAAATACCTCAGTCGCTgcagctgacagtttggactcttcaaTCCATCTGAGAGTAacttcactcctgaatcttgTATGTCATTATTAGTCAGGTCCAGCTCtttcaggacagagtttgagaATTGAAGAGCTGATGGTAATCTCTCACAAcactgagcagtgagattacagtCAGAAAATCTAGGAAAAAAAGGATGCATGTGAgagttcatttcattttatattttgctaattttCTAATCATAATTATTTCAAACAGGTATAGctcacataaaaatgaaaattaaatcatgactatttattcaccctcacgTCATTCCATACCTGTATGTAGGTGCGATATGACAATATTAGATGTGAAGGATTAAAATGTCTCCAAAATCTGCCTTTACAGAGAGATAAGTGCTAGAGCACAGATAAGTGCTGTTACAATTGTGCTACTGTGCAGTCCAGTGGCTgtctttttgattattattgtttattattgtttttttctgagcacACACCCTTCTTTTGTGTCTTAATTAGATGCATGTCTGTAGAATTAATAGATCTGTGTATTTAGTCTTAAAATGACAGCAGCCTAATACAACCTGCTGTAGTCTGTGTCTTTaactttaaacaacaacaacagatttttttttttttttttttttttttactatgcaAAATCTCCCTTTGTAATATACTGTGGTGTACTCACAGAGCTTTTGTGCAGTTACTCACAGCTGGTATCAGTCTTCTTCTACCCTCATTTGATGTGTTGTATTTCTTCAGATCCAGCTCATCCAGTGGCTTGTCTAAAATCTGAAGCATGTAGGCGATTGTTGAGCAGTGAGCCGGAGAGAGTTTCCTTTCTGAGTGTTTGTCTGATTTCACAAACTCCTGAATTTCTCTGGACAGAGTCTGATCTTTCACTTCCAGCAGACAGAGGAACAGATTTATGGATCTTTCAGTGGAGAGTCCTTGTCCATCTTTGATCTTCTCTTTAATGTACTGTGAGGTTCTCCTGATGCTTTCTGAGCTGTTCTCTGTGTGTAGCAGCATATCCCGTACaagtctctgattggactccagtgagATGCCCAGCAGGAACCGCAGGAACAGATCCAGCTGTCCATTCTCACTCTTGAGGGCTTTATCTATTGCTCCTTTATGCAGATAATGCATTGAATCAAAAACCTTAAGGGTCTCCATTGTGCAGCTTAAATAGCAGTAAAACACATGGAAAGCAGCAAGAAACTCCTGAATGCTCAGATGAATGAAGCTGTAGACTTTCCTCTGATGAATCACAGATTCTTCCTTAAAGATCTCAGTGCAAATTCCAGAATACACTGAGGCATTGGCGACGTCTATGCCGCTCTCTCTAAGGTCCTTCTCATAGAACATCACATTccccttcatcagctgtttaAAAGCCACATCAGCAAGTTTCACAATCACCTCTCTGTTGGACTGCAGGAGCTTATCTGGATCTCTCTCTTCATACTTCTGATTCCTCATGTTGATTTGAATCAGCAGGAAGTGaatgtacatttcagtcagagtttgagGGATTTCTGCACTCAGATCTTCTTTCAGGAGCTTCTGAAGCACAGTggatgagatccagcagaagacgggaatgtggcacatgatgtggaggcttCTTGCTCTTCTGATGTGTGAGATGATCCTGTTGGCTTGATGCTggtcactgattctcttcctgaaatattcctccttTTGAAGCTCATTGAATCCCTGAATTTCTGTCAGACGGCTGATGTATTCGgaggggatctgattggctgctgctggtctggaggtgatccagatgagagcagagggaagcagctcTCCTGTGATGAGGTTTGACATCAACACACCCACTGATGAAGTCTCAGTTACATCAGAAACCTTTTCAGCTTTTGAAAACATCAGTGTAattctgctttcatccagaccatcaaagataaACACAATTTTACACTCCTCATAAATCTTTGAGTCCAGATCTTTAACTTCAGGATGAAAGTCCAGCAGAAGTCTCTGAAGACTGTACTGATTACCTTGAATCAAGTTCAACTCTCGAAATggaagcacaaacatgaaatctatATCTTTATTGGCTTTTCCTTCTGCCCAGTccagaatgaacttctgcacagagatgGTTTTTCCAATACCAGCAATGCCTTTAGTAAGAACAACCTTGATTTCATCTTTCTCCTCACATTCTGGTTCAGGTGAGGCTTTAAAGATGTTATTGCAGTAGATTGGAGTGTCTTGTGCATGATGTGGTTTGGCTGTTTTCTCCATCTGTAAAACTTCATGttcttcattcactccttcactCTCTCCTTCTATGATGTAAAGCTGTGTGTAGATCCTGTTGAGGAGGGTTTCATTCTCTTGGAGTTTGATTCCCTCAAATAAGCTTTCATACTTTTTCTTCATTCTGGTTTTGTGCTTGTCTTTGGCTCTCTGTAGTTTATCATCATCTGCTTTCTGCAGGTCTCCAGTCTCCTCCTGTAGGGCTGCCTCTGTGTCACAGTGAGAAAAACCAGCAGAACTGGATGCTCCCATGACTGTTTGTAGAACAGGATGTGTTTTGGATCTCTTTCTGCAATGAGGACAATCAAATTCTTCTGCTTGTCTGAACTTATCCCAGCAGAAGATAATGCACTGTCTGCAGAAACTGTGTCCACAGGTTATAGAGACTGGATCTTTCAGAACCTCTCTACACACTCCACATTCGGACTGCACATGGACCTGAAAATTACTCTCACAACTTCTGAATCACAATAGAAAAACAGAAAGTTTTGAATCACAAGAAAGAAAAGTAGAATACTTATTTGCACAAGATAATTAACATCATCTTATGTTTGCACTGATAATTAGGACTAGAGTAGGACAATTTGATTTTTATAGTGTGGAAAACATAGAATCACAGAATACCAGTGATAATGTTTTAAGTAGagcaataaaatcaataaaattgttattattaaaaaaaaaaaaaaatcacaatacgTGTGTGATGATTTGGAATGAGAAACTAATGATTCCATGTGTAGTATGACTTTCTGTTTGTGGGAAATTCAGTGACACATTGCAAGACAGAATACAAAGCAGCACAGGCCTATAGCTTAATCCAACTATATGTTCTCACATAGGTCTACCCCTCATTCAGCAAAATCCAAGTGTTTCCATATTTGGAATACTTAGTTGCCTAATTGTTATTTCTTTTGTAAGCAAGCTTTGTACTTAACGTGTGTCTTAATATCTACAAAAAGAGCGACCTTAACATACTatatgaaaaaatgaaacaaaacaaaaaaaaaaaaactatacacaTTAGTACTGTCAActgattaaacaaaaaaactaattaactaTTTAATCCAGTTTTCTGTAATTAAACATGATTAATCTCatgtctatatatttatattgtcatatttcacattgaatctcaaaattaatgtagaaatataatattaaatatgtttaattattttaaatatgattttaatggcATCTTTTTACAAAATAGGCTATTCTTAATGAAGGCCAGCATCACTGATACCATTACTGATGATGTctctattaaatgcatttttcccCTCAAGCCAATAATTATAGTCATTGTTGCAGTGTAATTGAATgccattatttttaatctaagtgaacttatatatatatatatatatatatatatatatacatatatatgtatacggaaagtattcagacccccttaaatttttcactctttgttatattgcagccatttgctaaaatcatttaagttcattttttttcctcattaatgtacacacagcaccccatattgacagaaaaacacagaattgttgacatttttgcagatttattaaaaaagaaaaactaaaatattacatggtcctaagtattcagaccctttgctcagtatttagtagaagcacccttttgatctaatacagccataagtctttttgggaaagatgcaacacggttttcacacctggatttggggatcctctgccattcctccttgcagatcctctccagttctgtcaggttggatggtaaatgttggtggacagccatttttaggtgtctccagagatgctcaattgggtttaagtcagggctctggctgggccattcaagaacagtcacggatttgttgtgaagccactccttcattattttagctgtgtgcttagggtcattgtcttgttggaaggtaaaccttcggcccagtctgaggtcctgagcactctggagaaggttttcgttcAGGATATCcctacttggccgcattcatctttctctcgattgcaaccagtcgtcctgtccctgcagatgaaaaacacccccacagcatgatgctgccaccaccatgcttcactgttgcgactgtattggacaggtgatgagcagtgcctggttttctccacacatacagcttagaattaaggccaaaaagttctatcttggtctcatcagaccagagaatcttatttctcaccatcttggagtccttcaggtgttttttagcaaactccatgcgggctttcatgtgtcttgcactgaggagaggcttccgtcgggccacacTGCCATGAAGCcctgactggtggagggctgcagtgatggttgactttctacaactttctcccatatcccgactgcatctctggagctcagccacagtgatctttgggttcttctttacctctctcaccaaggctcttctcccccgatagctcagtttggctggacggccagctctagggaaggttctggtcgtcccaaacgtcttccatttaaggattatggaggccactgtgctcttaggaaccttaagtgcagcagaaatttttttgtaaccttggccagatctgtgccttgccacaattctgtctctgagctcttcaggcagttcctttgacctcatgattctcatttgctctgacatgcactgtgagctgtaacgtcttatatagacaggtgtgtggctttcctaatcaagtccaatcagtataatcaaacacagctggactcaaatgtagaaccatctcaaggatgatcagaagaaatggacagcacctgagttaaatatatgagtgtcacagcaaagggtctgaatacttaggaccatgtgatatttcagtttttcttttttaataaatctgcaaaaatgtcaacaattctgtgtttttctgtcaatatggggtgctgtgtgtacattaatgaggaaaaaaatgaacttaaatgattttagcaaatggctgcaatataacaaagagtgaaaaatttaagggggtctgaatactttccgtacccactgtatatatatatatatatatatatatatatacagtactgtgcaaaagtcttaggccactagtattttcaccagctaaaaatggtttaaagtatgttatttctatcttttgctgttgtgtgtcagtaggaaatatcagtttacatttctaaacattcattttgctattacttgtaataatccagtgagatttctgtgtggagcacaggctgttgtcagactccttgtgcaaacagagatctgatctctccatcattcaatccagtcttccttaagaaacataaaaaactgagacagactaaatccagaagaactgcagaactgtggcaacatctccaagatggtttaagagacctatacctacaaagctacagtactgtgaaattttttaggcagttaggcacataaaatgaggatgctgtcaaagacaatgtcataaatagattttctttatcaatgaacttctattaactaaaataaatcagcatttgatgtgaccatcctttgcatttaaagtagcttttgccttaggtgcacttgtgcagagtttttcaggttgctttgcaggtaggttatttgaaacatcttggagatgttgaaacagttcttctggatttagtctgtttcagttattctgtttcttcatgtcattccagagacagactggatgacgGTGAGATtagatgtctgtgtggagcactggctgctgtcagactgcctgtgcaaacaaaaatctcactagattattacaattaatggcaaacagaatgtttggaaatgtaaactgaattccagcactgaatttatttcacTTATCATCATGCTTCACATCATGTTCATATTGATCTACTGTAACGCTAGACAAAGGatgccagaaaaaaaacatggatgCTGCATTTGTTAATTAGCATGTTAAACTGACAAAAATTGATCTCACAATTAATGTGTTAGTTCTGACAGCTCtattgtacactgtaaaaaataaaaaacacaatttgttgagtcagctaaaaataattagttaccctgctgacttaaaatttcaagttcagtcaactaaaataagtttagtcaacttgaaatgttaagttgtactaagtaacaacttagatatttgtgtttgctaaacttaaaagacgggtaagtaacccagctgccttaaaattttaaattgattcaactcaaatatctaagttgtcacttagtataatttaacatttcaagttgaataaacttttattgagttgactgaatttaaaaatttaaggcagccaggttacaaattattttaagttgactcaacaaattgttttttacagtgtattaatGTTTTGTCTTACCTGGGGCCAGAGGTTACAGCGTCAACACTGAATGAAAGTGGAAAATCCATAGATTTGTTACTTTTCACAGACACACAGGTGGCTTCTGGAGATGCTGCAGTGTCTCTCTGCTCCATCTCTTTTCAAAAGACAGTTTTgtatcagctgttttcaaccaGGGGTCTGAGTCCCACTTGGGCGCCTCAGAAAACTTCAAAGAGGGCCACGggatgaattaaaataattcagattaatacattactattattattattattattattattattattattcttaacaTATCAAAATACgccccccccccacacacacaaacacaaaaaagtattaattctcTTATTATTTCTACGCCCCAGTTTTGTTAATACAGAAGTCGGTAAAAAGCAGCTTTGTAGATAAATACCAGAGAAAACAGAGAAGACAGACAGTTCTCACTTCTCGTTGTGGATTACTCACAGTGATTTTTCATGATTCATGCTCATGTTGCTAATATAACGGATGTAATTTAAGTTCTGTTGCTTTTATatcatatgaaaataaatatgatgaacaaaATGTCCAAAGTACTTGTTATTTAGAGCGAAGACAATCACATTTCTAACCAACGTGTATCTTGTAGTGATCACCAGCAATCGGTTCTGCATAGATTTTGCTCATCTCCCACAAGCCTTTTGCCATCCAACTTCTCTTGACTCGCTCTCATGGCACTTTGATGGTAAATGTCACAGTGATGTGGCGTCAGTGCTGTCTCGAGTAGGACAAAATTTCTAAGCAGCATGCGCACTGCTTCAAGTCCTTGGGCACTTTTATCCTACATCACCAGTGGCTGATAAATATGGCTGTAAGCTATAAACTGCtacagttttaaatgttaaattgtttttaacatatatttaacacTTTTGAGATCTCAGAGGTCTCAGAGACTTGATATATgaatttatggttttatttatggtttattacttaataatgtgttataaattaatattaaaaattaatataaacataaagtTTCAAACATGAGTAATAATTAGGTAAAGAGACTGAAGAGTACAGAGTGTCATCATAATGGACAAACTGTGATGTAAGCACActgatagcaaaataaatacataaataatattattcagTTATTGTGATTTACtcagaaaaacatcacaataataaaatgttgataaaattaaattaaagatgaaACAGTGTACATAACAGCTGGTAGCACATATGTGAAACAAGCAGAGAGACTGTTCTACATTAAGTGGCTTTGCATATTATGCACAAAAGCCACTGGCACATGCTGTGTTTGGTGGCACATCTATATCAGTAGAATAACATACAACAAACATTGTATCAAGTGTCAAAGTATCGTCAAGTTACATTTACCACACAACTTATTTTAACACAAATGACAAACCATTATAAAAACCCACAATGAAaatcagtagtttttttttcaacattgtgGGGATAGGAGCAATCATTTCCAatcttttcaattattttaacaaatgccagttaaataatttatatttttttttaaaatgcattcagttTGTGGCACATCTAGTTTAAGTTAGGCGTTTTGGAGTAGCTAGGATGTTTGTGCAAAACAAATTAACACAATATTTTGTATTGGGTTACACTGTTAAAGTATTACTACAAGCCATTCTGTATTATTAACACACCGGGACACGAGACAGATATATTCTACTGTAAAACCAGTATGGAGTACCAATATGCAATATGGAGAAGACTAATCCATATCGTATAAATTATCTCCGGCATAGAGAGCCTAAAGCTTAGTGCGTATGTTA includes:
- the LOC127181784 gene encoding NACHT, LRR and PYD domains-containing protein 3 isoform X2 — encoded protein: MEQRDTAASPEATCVSVKSNKSMDFPLSFSVDAVTSGPSCESNFQVHVQSECGVCREVLKDPVSITCGHSFCRQCIIFCWDKFRQAEEFDCPHCRKRSKTHPVLQTVMGASSSAGFSHCDTEAALQEETGDLQKADDDKLQRAKDKHKTRMKKKYESLFEGIKLQENETLLNRIYTQLYIIEGESEGVNEEHEVLQMEKTAKPHHAQDTPIYCNNIFKASPEPECEEKDEIKVVLTKGIAGIGKTISVQKFILDWAEGKANKDIDFMFVLPFRELNLIQGNQYSLQRLLLDFHPEVKDLDSKIYEECKIVFIFDGLDESRITLMFSKAEKVSDVTETSSVGVLMSNLITGELLPSALIWITSRPAAANQIPSEYISRLTEIQGFNELQKEEYFRKRISDQHQANRIISHIRRARSLHIMCHIPVFCWISSTVLQKLLKEDLSAEIPQTLTEMYIHFLLIQINMRNQKYEERDPDKLLQSNREVIVKLADVAFKQLMKGNVMFYEKDLRESGIDVANASVYSGICTEIFKEESVIHQRKVYSFIHLSIQEFLAAFHVFYCYLSCTMETLKVFDSMHYLHKGAIDKALKSENGQLDLFLRFLLGISLESNQRLVRDMLLHTENSSESIRRTSQYIKEKIKDGQGLSTERSINLFLCLLEVKDQTLSREIQEFVKSDKHSERKLSPAHCSTIAYMLQILDKPLDELDLKKYNTSNEGRRRLIPAVSNCTKALFSDCNLTAQCCERLPSALQFSNSVLKELDLTNNDIQDSGVKLLSDGLKSPNCQLQRLRLSSCHLTGQSCEIVSSELQSSSCVLEELDLSNNDLQDSGVNRLSDALKSPNCKLQILRLSGCMVTEEGCRYLSSALSSNSSYLRELDLSYNHPGESGVQLLSDKLSNPNCSLQILNVDHGGELRITAGLRKYACDLTLDPNTAHTQIILCKDKKMAKHAKDHQPYPDHPERFECLQVLCGEGLTGRCYWEAEWSGTGTEISVSYKGISRKGGSDCMFGFNQKSWNLSGFYKRFIACHNNNSTDIPAPSLSSNRVGVYLDWSTGTLSYYSVSDTHTLTHIHTFKTTFTEPLYAGFGVYYDSSVSLCHNKDVKYKNE
- the LOC127181784 gene encoding NACHT, LRR and PYD domains-containing protein 3 isoform X1; the encoded protein is MEQRDTAASPEATCVSVKSNKSMDFPLSFSVDAVTSGPRSCESNFQVHVQSECGVCREVLKDPVSITCGHSFCRQCIIFCWDKFRQAEEFDCPHCRKRSKTHPVLQTVMGASSSAGFSHCDTEAALQEETGDLQKADDDKLQRAKDKHKTRMKKKYESLFEGIKLQENETLLNRIYTQLYIIEGESEGVNEEHEVLQMEKTAKPHHAQDTPIYCNNIFKASPEPECEEKDEIKVVLTKGIAGIGKTISVQKFILDWAEGKANKDIDFMFVLPFRELNLIQGNQYSLQRLLLDFHPEVKDLDSKIYEECKIVFIFDGLDESRITLMFSKAEKVSDVTETSSVGVLMSNLITGELLPSALIWITSRPAAANQIPSEYISRLTEIQGFNELQKEEYFRKRISDQHQANRIISHIRRARSLHIMCHIPVFCWISSTVLQKLLKEDLSAEIPQTLTEMYIHFLLIQINMRNQKYEERDPDKLLQSNREVIVKLADVAFKQLMKGNVMFYEKDLRESGIDVANASVYSGICTEIFKEESVIHQRKVYSFIHLSIQEFLAAFHVFYCYLSCTMETLKVFDSMHYLHKGAIDKALKSENGQLDLFLRFLLGISLESNQRLVRDMLLHTENSSESIRRTSQYIKEKIKDGQGLSTERSINLFLCLLEVKDQTLSREIQEFVKSDKHSERKLSPAHCSTIAYMLQILDKPLDELDLKKYNTSNEGRRRLIPAVSNCTKALFSDCNLTAQCCERLPSALQFSNSVLKELDLTNNDIQDSGVKLLSDGLKSPNCQLQRLRLSSCHLTGQSCEIVSSELQSSSCVLEELDLSNNDLQDSGVNRLSDALKSPNCKLQILRLSGCMVTEEGCRYLSSALSSNSSYLRELDLSYNHPGESGVQLLSDKLSNPNCSLQILNVDHGGELRITAGLRKYACDLTLDPNTAHTQIILCKDKKMAKHAKDHQPYPDHPERFECLQVLCGEGLTGRCYWEAEWSGTGTEISVSYKGISRKGGSDCMFGFNQKSWNLSGFYKRFIACHNNNSTDIPAPSLSSNRVGVYLDWSTGTLSYYSVSDTHTLTHIHTFKTTFTEPLYAGFGVYYDSSVSLCHNKDVKYKNE
- the LOC127181784 gene encoding NACHT, LRR and PYD domains-containing protein 3 isoform X3, producing MGASSSAGFSHCDTEAALQEETGDLQKADDDKLQRAKDKHKTRMKKKYESLFEGIKLQENETLLNRIYTQLYIIEGESEGVNEEHEVLQMEKTAKPHHAQDTPIYCNNIFKASPEPECEEKDEIKVVLTKGIAGIGKTISVQKFILDWAEGKANKDIDFMFVLPFRELNLIQGNQYSLQRLLLDFHPEVKDLDSKIYEECKIVFIFDGLDESRITLMFSKAEKVSDVTETSSVGVLMSNLITGELLPSALIWITSRPAAANQIPSEYISRLTEIQGFNELQKEEYFRKRISDQHQANRIISHIRRARSLHIMCHIPVFCWISSTVLQKLLKEDLSAEIPQTLTEMYIHFLLIQINMRNQKYEERDPDKLLQSNREVIVKLADVAFKQLMKGNVMFYEKDLRESGIDVANASVYSGICTEIFKEESVIHQRKVYSFIHLSIQEFLAAFHVFYCYLSCTMETLKVFDSMHYLHKGAIDKALKSENGQLDLFLRFLLGISLESNQRLVRDMLLHTENSSESIRRTSQYIKEKIKDGQGLSTERSINLFLCLLEVKDQTLSREIQEFVKSDKHSERKLSPAHCSTIAYMLQILDKPLDELDLKKYNTSNEGRRRLIPAVSNCTKALFSDCNLTAQCCERLPSALQFSNSVLKELDLTNNDIQDSGVKLLSDGLKSPNCQLQRLRLSSCHLTGQSCEIVSSELQSSSCVLEELDLSNNDLQDSGVNRLSDALKSPNCKLQILRLSGCMVTEEGCRYLSSALSSNSSYLRELDLSYNHPGESGVQLLSDKLSNPNCSLQILNVDHGGELRITAGLRKYACDLTLDPNTAHTQIILCKDKKMAKHAKDHQPYPDHPERFECLQVLCGEGLTGRCYWEAEWSGTGTEISVSYKGISRKGGSDCMFGFNQKSWNLSGFYKRFIACHNNNSTDIPAPSLSSNRVGVYLDWSTGTLSYYSVSDTHTLTHIHTFKTTFTEPLYAGFGVYYDSSVSLCHNKDVKYKNE